In a genomic window of Pseudomonas putida:
- a CDS encoding NUDIX hydrolase produces the protein MKVRATVICERDREILFVRKLKSKWSLPGGKVEAGEAIAGAAARELQEETGLNVDQLLYIFEFDAGSTRHHVFEASVPDTESAAPQNEIIECIWHSLSTFQDLDTSEATKSIVRSFLRRL, from the coding sequence ATGAAAGTCAGAGCTACAGTCATATGCGAGAGAGATCGGGAGATCTTGTTCGTTCGCAAACTGAAATCAAAGTGGTCTTTGCCTGGTGGCAAGGTGGAGGCTGGCGAGGCTATCGCTGGAGCTGCCGCCCGAGAACTCCAAGAAGAAACCGGGCTAAATGTTGATCAGCTCCTCTACATTTTTGAGTTCGACGCAGGCAGCACTCGCCACCATGTTTTTGAGGCCTCTGTTCCAGATACCGAAAGCGCCGCACCTCAAAACGAGATTATTGAGTGCATTTGGCATTCCTTGAGTACGTTTCAAGACCTAGACACAAGTGAAGCTACGAAATCAATTGTCAGATCATTTCTACGGCGTCTCTAG
- a CDS encoding tyrosine-type recombinase/integrase, with translation MTVEELEWLPSPNYQAANGVPRYEKLGSTRGRRFLRRWKQKNWAASIEHHANHVAVSGYAPPPKGATLADLIEKYTLTAAGEAGKTKKATLKMLSARLGHVKLSMLSAAVLRDFIDKREADGAGGVTIAADLSFLSAVLKWARHSRRLDVHDRLALEARESLKHRGMNTRSAEREREPTDQELKALYAYWDENLRQKIDMATLVRFGLATGMRLGEICRIKVDDVDREKHTVVIRDRKDPRLKKGNDQTVPLFPPAWEIISPLIAGREDGQIFSVKASSASTAFTRACQHLNIHGLRFHDLRHKATADFFRSGLDIPHVALLTGHKTWAMLRRYTSIKAADVHSAFERVHSE, from the coding sequence GTGACTGTTGAGGAATTGGAATGGCTACCTTCACCAAATTACCAAGCGGCAAATGGCGTGCCCAGGTACGAAAAGCTGGGATCTACAAGGGGGCGACGTTTTCTACGAAGGTGGAAGCAAAAAAACTGGGCCGCCTCGATAGAACACCATGCCAATCATGTCGCGGTTAGCGGTTACGCACCACCTCCGAAGGGGGCGACGCTCGCTGATCTAATTGAAAAATACACACTAACAGCAGCTGGTGAGGCTGGAAAAACCAAAAAGGCCACACTCAAGATGCTAAGTGCAAGACTTGGGCATGTGAAGCTTTCGATGCTCAGTGCTGCCGTTCTACGGGACTTTATAGACAAACGAGAGGCTGATGGTGCCGGTGGGGTAACAATTGCCGCTGATCTTTCGTTTCTCTCGGCGGTATTGAAGTGGGCGCGCCATTCGCGACGGTTGGATGTTCATGATCGTCTTGCCCTGGAAGCTAGAGAAAGCCTAAAGCATCGTGGGATGAATACACGCAGTGCTGAACGAGAGCGTGAGCCAACTGATCAAGAACTGAAAGCACTGTACGCCTACTGGGATGAAAACCTACGTCAAAAAATCGATATGGCCACATTAGTTCGATTTGGCTTAGCGACCGGTATGCGGTTGGGAGAAATTTGCCGGATCAAGGTTGATGATGTTGATCGAGAGAAGCATACGGTCGTCATTCGAGATAGAAAGGATCCAAGGCTAAAAAAGGGAAACGATCAGACGGTTCCTTTGTTTCCACCAGCGTGGGAGATCATTAGCCCATTGATCGCTGGCCGTGAAGATGGGCAAATCTTTTCAGTGAAGGCTAGCTCTGCAAGCACAGCCTTCACGAGAGCTTGCCAACATCTGAATATTCATGGCCTCCGTTTTCACGATTTAAGGCATAAGGCCACAGCTGATTTTTTCCGATCTGGTTTAGATATACCCCATGTGGCACTACTGACCGGTCATAAAACCTGGGCGATGCTGAGGCGTTATACATCTATCAAGGCTGCTGATGTACATAGTGCGTTTGAGCGTGTTCATAGCGAATGA
- the drt3b gene encoding antiviral reverse transcriptase Drt3b, translating to MLNSNAKPIKKNDYNRVLVTETVPYETPLIFSNDGFYSICKTLPDKNSVLSELFQRLVLAKGRRKFFTIPYQYKIRKNLLDYRRLSVIHPISQWEMRTFYETYESLICHYCSISNYSIRAPQRTASVFYYKNSWENVSKYKRGAVEETGSDKRHKHSSSFFSYRGHDRLYKFFNSNEFISLEKDFASLKTLDVSKCFDSIYTHSLAWATKEKQYVKAKIGLSTFGSAFDALMQKANYNETNGIVIGPEISRIFAEIIFQDIDQMVQTRLAGDLYRYELGVHYSIKRYVDDVFIFAKEEKIARKVYEVYADCLNSYNLHVNSSKSSTYSRPFFTAKSKVVREVNLKVNEFTDKFLESKNGNSVFIPKEIHRVNRLVHSFIDSIKATCSTNEVGYDEVSSYLISAFFERVKRLINIDTIDQEEGEIDKYRDAVIVFLELIFFFYSVAPSVSASYKLCASVILLCRFSEMHLGPYENTVKQRTYELAVELLEGDLGAVESDVENFIFLEALNVILAISDMGDGYLLPPELVSKIFQGKDSYYDLVTCMFYIKNRAEYSSIQSDVISSIERRLANLDSIQTDAEQACLFLDSVSCPYIDRKKRTKWIHRFYQTCSTPKPSKQQVEDFFNNATENFWFINWNEVDLLNALERKELRQVY from the coding sequence ATGCTTAATTCAAATGCAAAACCAATAAAAAAGAATGACTACAATAGAGTCCTAGTAACTGAAACCGTCCCCTACGAAACACCGCTGATTTTTTCAAACGATGGTTTTTATTCCATATGCAAAACGCTACCAGATAAAAACTCGGTCTTGAGCGAACTTTTTCAAAGGCTTGTACTCGCAAAAGGACGCAGAAAGTTTTTCACAATCCCTTACCAGTACAAAATCAGAAAGAATCTTTTAGACTACAGACGACTGTCTGTAATTCATCCAATCTCACAGTGGGAAATGAGAACATTCTATGAGACTTACGAATCTTTAATTTGCCACTACTGCTCAATAAGCAACTACTCCATAAGAGCCCCTCAAAGAACAGCCAGTGTATTTTATTATAAAAACTCCTGGGAAAACGTCTCCAAGTACAAACGCGGCGCTGTAGAGGAAACCGGCTCAGACAAAAGACACAAGCATAGCTCCTCGTTTTTTTCTTACCGAGGACACGACCGACTTTATAAATTCTTTAACTCCAATGAATTCATTTCCTTAGAGAAAGACTTTGCCTCACTCAAAACGCTTGATGTATCTAAATGCTTCGATAGCATATACACGCACTCATTGGCTTGGGCCACCAAAGAAAAACAGTATGTCAAAGCCAAAATTGGACTCTCAACTTTTGGTTCAGCTTTTGACGCATTAATGCAAAAAGCAAACTACAATGAAACAAATGGAATTGTAATCGGGCCAGAAATAAGTCGTATTTTTGCAGAAATTATATTTCAAGACATTGACCAAATGGTACAAACACGACTCGCAGGCGACTTATATCGTTACGAGCTTGGCGTTCACTACTCGATTAAAAGATATGTAGATGATGTTTTTATTTTTGCTAAAGAAGAAAAAATCGCTCGAAAAGTATACGAAGTATATGCAGACTGCCTAAACTCTTACAACCTCCATGTAAACTCATCAAAATCCTCCACCTATTCAAGACCCTTTTTCACTGCAAAATCCAAAGTAGTCAGAGAGGTAAACTTAAAAGTAAATGAGTTTACAGATAAATTTCTAGAAAGCAAAAATGGAAATTCCGTATTCATTCCAAAAGAGATACATCGAGTAAACCGACTTGTGCACAGTTTCATTGACTCGATCAAGGCCACTTGCTCGACAAACGAGGTCGGATATGACGAAGTATCCTCTTACTTAATTTCCGCTTTCTTTGAGCGTGTCAAAAGACTAATCAACATAGACACCATAGATCAGGAAGAAGGAGAAATAGACAAATATCGTGATGCAGTAATTGTATTTCTTGAGCTTATTTTTTTCTTCTACTCCGTCGCTCCATCCGTTAGCGCATCCTACAAATTGTGCGCGTCAGTAATTTTGCTTTGCAGATTCTCCGAAATGCATTTAGGCCCTTATGAGAACACAGTAAAACAGAGAACATACGAGCTTGCGGTTGAGTTACTTGAGGGAGATTTGGGGGCAGTAGAATCAGATGTAGAGAACTTTATATTTCTTGAAGCCCTAAACGTCATCCTCGCAATTAGCGACATGGGTGATGGGTATCTATTACCACCCGAATTGGTTTCAAAAATCTTTCAAGGCAAAGACTCATATTATGACTTGGTCACATGCATGTTCTATATAAAAAATAGAGCTGAATACTCATCAATACAATCCGATGTCATTTCAAGCATAGAGCGCCGTCTTGCGAATCTTGACTCGATCCAGACAGATGCAGAACAAGCTTGTTTATTTCTTGACTCAGTTTCCTGCCCATACATTGATCGAAAAAAGCGGACAAAGTGGATTCACCGTTTCTATCAGACCTGCAGTACTCCAAAGCCATCCAAACAGCAAGTTGAAGACTTTTTCAATAATGCAACTGAAAATTTTTGGTTCATAAACTGGAATGAAGTCGACCTGCTTAACGCTTTAGAGAGAAAGGAGTTGAGGCAGGTTTACTGA
- the drt3a gene encoding antiviral reverse transcriptase Drt3a, with the protein MFDQSFNQVSISRTLRKSDFLTTPRLRNPTIKMQIIADALERARLGFEGYGFLLTTKVKKKTIYRIKNFSDELILRKINKNIQRNTKLPNASRDSIVANIKNILSEGVSYRVYRLDVKSFYESFQVEDVISTISKISKLSPTTKKMVKDLLTHHKSSGGLGVPRGLALSATLSEVMMLQFDKDIRNQPGVFFYSRYVDDIIIISSGNEDESKFTNTVSKLLPKGLLLNDKKTIICHATQDIKPFKHTSPAPNDVLTFEFLGYQLTVREPIKTERSQFRDVHLDIAGSKVNKIKTRITRSMISYCKVRDFDLLETRLKFLTSNFSVLDADRERKRLAGIYYNYHRIDLEKSEALIKLDNYIRKAILSGYGTVFDDFFCKTTVAQRRRLLRFSFSRGFREKTFMYFSRNNLKLIQECWTYA; encoded by the coding sequence ATGTTCGATCAATCTTTCAACCAAGTTTCTATATCTCGAACGCTTAGAAAAAGTGACTTTCTTACGACCCCTAGGCTAAGAAATCCAACCATAAAAATGCAAATTATAGCTGACGCCCTCGAAAGAGCACGGTTAGGATTTGAGGGTTATGGCTTTCTACTAACCACCAAGGTTAAAAAGAAAACCATCTATAGAATAAAAAATTTTAGCGACGAACTGATACTTAGAAAAATCAACAAGAACATTCAACGAAACACAAAACTACCAAATGCAAGTCGCGACTCGATAGTAGCCAACATAAAAAATATCTTATCCGAAGGCGTATCATATCGAGTATATCGACTTGACGTTAAAAGTTTTTATGAGTCATTCCAAGTCGAAGATGTCATTTCCACAATATCTAAAATCAGCAAATTAAGCCCAACAACCAAAAAAATGGTTAAAGACCTACTGACCCACCATAAAAGCAGTGGTGGTCTAGGGGTGCCGCGCGGACTCGCCTTAAGCGCAACACTATCAGAAGTAATGATGCTTCAGTTTGACAAAGATATTCGCAATCAACCCGGCGTATTTTTTTACTCAAGATATGTAGATGACATAATAATCATCTCGAGTGGAAATGAAGACGAATCAAAATTTACAAATACTGTCTCAAAATTGCTCCCAAAGGGATTACTGCTAAACGATAAAAAAACAATAATTTGTCACGCCACTCAAGATATAAAACCTTTTAAACACACCTCCCCCGCACCTAATGATGTTCTGACTTTTGAGTTCCTTGGATATCAATTAACAGTACGCGAACCCATAAAAACTGAGCGTTCGCAATTCCGAGATGTTCATTTAGACATTGCAGGCAGCAAAGTAAACAAAATAAAAACAAGAATAACCCGCTCCATGATCAGCTATTGCAAGGTTAGAGATTTCGATTTATTGGAGACACGCTTAAAATTTCTAACCTCAAACTTCAGCGTTCTTGATGCAGATCGAGAAAGGAAACGCCTCGCTGGCATTTACTACAACTACCACCGTATAGATTTAGAAAAATCAGAAGCACTGATAAAACTAGATAACTACATACGTAAAGCAATACTTTCTGGATACGGCACAGTATTCGATGATTTTTTTTGTAAAACCACCGTTGCACAACGACGTCGCCTCTTGAGATTTAGCTTTAGCCGTGGCTTTCGCGAGAAAACCTTTATGTATTTCTCCCGCAACAACTTAAAGCTTATTCAGGAGTGCTGGACTTATGCTTAA